TTGGTGGACCAGTTTGCCGCGGAATGAGTGGACTACTATGTGCGGAATATCCACTAATAAAGGCGCAACAAATAGCAGTGGGTTCTCTGCCCTTCCTGGCGGTATATTTAATTTTGATACTAAGACATTCAACTCTATTGGAAGTGTTGGCAACTGGTGGACTTCTTCAAAGGTCGATGATGATTGGAGTGCTTATCATCGTCACATGGAGAATAACTCTAGTGCTATTTATAAGGCAAATTGGGATAGGACAAGCGGTCTTTCAGTTCGTTGTGTAAAGGATGAATAAAACTAACGAAACGCTTACAAAGGCTTGCTATCAGAGGGGCAGCCGGGTTTTATGACAGTGCAGTTCTTTCATTTGCCTTTGGTGTATTAGGATAGGAAGCGGTTTCGATTCGCCCCACCGAATAGCAAGCCTCGACCGTTAGCGGTAATTAATGAAAGACCCTTCGAAAAATAGCAGAATAATATGAGTTTAATATCTATTGATAAATCGAATGTGATATTTCACGACAAACTATCTGAAATGCCAATCATGCAACTTAAGACCGAGATAACAGATGATATACCAAATAATTATGACATTGCTATTTTGGATATTGATAAAGTGTTGAGTCATATCCATGACGGAAATTTTTACAAAAAATTTGTGATGGATGATAAAATGGTTGGATTGGTAAAATTTATAAGAGAATGTAATAAATTAATACCTCCAATTATCAGAAACATCACCAAAAACAATTGGACAATTATAGATGGACAACATCGGATTGGACTGTTTATACATATGGGTATAATGACTATTCCATTCCTCATTAGAAAAGACCAAATGAAATATATAGAAAACTTAAAACAAAACAACAATGGGAATACTTGATTTTCTTTTCAAAAAGAATCTTGCCAATTATGAATTAAAATATAAGGAGGCGGAGAGAAAATATTATAATCAACAGTACGAAGCTGCAATAATTGATTTAACAGCATTAGTTAATGAATATCCGCACTATCAATGCTATGGTTTAATGGGTAGTTGCTATTACGAATTAAATAAGTTTGACAAGGCATTGGCAAATTACAATAAGTCTATTGAGAAAGAAGCTTCCTACGAAAAAAACAGTATGGCTTATAGAAGAATTGAAGCCGTGCAAAAGAAATTATCAAAACAAAAAGAAATTGTTGACATCACGCCGAAAGAAGGAAAAAGCATTATTGATATTGACGGGAATTCATACAAAACTATAATTCTTGAAGAACAAACTTGGTTTGGAGAAAATTTGAATGTAACAAAGTTTAGAAATGGTGATGATATACCAGAAGCAATAACAACGAAAGAATGGGATACCGCAGGTAAAGAGGGAAAACCGGTTTGGTGTTATTATAATAACGATCTTGAAAATGGCAAAATCTATGGCATACTATATAATTGGTATGCGGTTAATGACCCAAGAGGGCTTGCACCAGAAGGAACCCATATACCATCTATTGAAGAATGGAACAGATTAGTTGAATTACTAGGGGTACATACAGGTAAATATATGAAAAGCTCTAATGGGTGGATTGAAAATGGTAATGGTACAAATAAAAGTATGCTAAACGTTTTACCAGGTGGCTACCGAATCCACAGATATATGAATCTTATAGAGGCGAAATGTCCTTTAACGGGTACAGAAGATTTTCTCTCAATTGGTGAACTTTGTTGTTTTTGGAGTGTTTCCAAACATAGCTATGAAGACTGTGTCTGGGAAGGTCTCTTAATTTATGATAGAGAATCAATAAGCCTTCAAGGAAATGATAAAAAACATGGAAACTATATAAGGTGTATTGTTGACTAAAAAAAATATAATTAATAACCGCTAACCTTGTATTTACGCCACAGCGTCATTTCTTAGAGATTGTTTAGATGTGATTATATTACTACCTATAATTAAAAAATGGAAGGATGGCACTAAAAATCATGCTATCTACTCTGATGGTAAAAGGAAATATACTGTCCTAACGGAGCCTGGCGATGCGTCCTATATGCCAACCAACATTACAATCTCGGAAGGATGAAAAAGATAATCAGGTTTGGCGTTGCCGCAGG
This sequence is a window from Bacteroidota bacterium. Protein-coding genes within it:
- a CDS encoding FISUMP domain-containing protein; this translates as WWTSLPRNEWTTMCGISTNKGATNSSGFSALPGGIFNFDTKTFNSIGSVGNWWTSSKVDDDWSAYHRHMENNSSAIYKANWDRTSGLSVRCVKDE
- a CDS encoding ParB N-terminal domain-containing protein, whose protein sequence is MSLISIDKSNVIFHDKLSEMPIMQLKTEITDDIPNNYDIAILDIDKVLSHIHDGNFYKKFVMDDKMVGLVKFIRECNKLIPPIIRNITKNNWTIIDGQHRIGLFIHMGIMTIPFLIRKDQMKYIENLKQNNNGNT
- a CDS encoding FISUMP domain-containing protein, with protein sequence MGILDFLFKKNLANYELKYKEAERKYYNQQYEAAIIDLTALVNEYPHYQCYGLMGSCYYELNKFDKALANYNKSIEKEASYEKNSMAYRRIEAVQKKLSKQKEIVDITPKEGKSIIDIDGNSYKTIILEEQTWFGENLNVTKFRNGDDIPEAITTKEWDTAGKEGKPVWCYYNNDLENGKIYGILYNWYAVNDPRGLAPEGTHIPSIEEWNRLVELLGVHTGKYMKSSNGWIENGNGTNKSMLNVLPGGYRIHRYMNLIEAKCPLTGTEDFLSIGELCCFWSVSKHSYEDCVWEGLLIYDRESISLQGNDKKHGNYIRCIVD